In Phragmites australis chromosome 16, lpPhrAust1.1, whole genome shotgun sequence, one DNA window encodes the following:
- the LOC133896304 gene encoding RNA-binding protein 208-like isoform X2, whose product MNGAGGTHQQQQQRLRLQQQQQALLMQQALQQQQQQYQSGVLAAAAAAAMTQMEPISNGNLPPGFDPSTCRSVYVGNVNPNVTESLLIEVFQSAGLVERCKLIRKEKSSFGFVDYYDRRSAALAIMTLHGRHIYGQAIKVNWAYASTQREDTSGHFHIFVGDLSSEVNDATLYACFSAYPSCSDARVMWDNKTGRSRGYGFVSFRNQQEAENAITEMTGKWLGSRQIRCNWATKNNSEEKQETDNQNAVILTNGSSATDSSQDAGSKENPENNPDCTTVYVGNLGHEVNRDELHRHFYNLGVGAIEEIRVQQDKGFGFVRYSTHGEAALAIQMAGGLVVRGKPIKCSWGNKPTPPGTTSKPLPPPVAPYQPAVAMPGVPQGFTAAELLAYQRQLAAGQIAGQQGLAGQVSAGLLAAGSQALYDGYPNQSSAQQLMYYN is encoded by the exons atGAACGGCGCCGGGGGCacccaccagcagcagcagcaacggctccggctgcagcagcagcagcaggcgctCCTGATGCAGCAGGCgctgcagcagcaacagcagcagtacCAGTCCGGCGTCCTTGCCGCCGCAGCAGCGGCGGCCATGACTCAG ATGGAGCCTATTTCTAATGGCAATCTTCCACCTGGGTTTGATCCATCCACATGTCGCAGTGT GTATGTGGGAAATGTAAACCCTAATGTCACTGAGAGCCTTCTGATTGAAGTTTTCCAGAGTGCCGGCCTTGTGGAAAGATGCAAGCTCATCCGAAAAGAGAAG TCCTCCTTTGGGTTTGTTGACTACTATGATCGGAGATCTGCAGCTCTAGCAATCATGACCCTTCATGGCCGTCACAT ATATGGACAAGCAATCAAGGTGAACTGGGCTTATGCAAGTACGCAGAGAGAGGATACATCCG GGCATTTCCATATTTTTGTTGGTGATTTAAGTTCTGAAGTGAATGATGCTACTCTTTATGCCTGTTTCTCAGCATATCCTTCTTGTTC TGATGCTCGAGTCATGTGGGACAACAAAACCGGACGCTCCAGAGGTTATGGTTTTGTCTCCTTCCGTAATCAACAG GAAGCTGAAAATGCTATAACTGAAATGACTG gaaaatggcttggaagcaGACAAATAAGGTGCAACTGGGCGACAAAGAACAATTCAGAAGAGAAACAAGAAACTGACAATCAGAATGCAGTTATACTAACAAATGGTAGCTCCG CAACAGACTCAAGCCAGGATGCGGGAAGTAAAGAGAACCCAGAGAACAACCCTGATTGTACTACGGTATATGTTGGCAACCTCGGACATGAG GTTAACCGAGATGAGCTTCACCGCCACTTCTATAACTTAGGGGTTGGGGCAATTGAGGAAATTCGTGTTCAACAGGATAAAGGGTTTGGATTTGTGAGATACAGCACCCACGGTGAAGCAGCATTAGCTATTCAGATGGCCGGTGGATTGGTAGTCCGTGGGAAACCAATTAAG TGCTCATGGGGTAATAAACCAACTCCACCTGGGACTACTTCCAAGCCACTGCCCCCTCCAGTTGCTCCATATCAGCCTGCTGTAGCGATGCCAGGTGTCCCGCAAGGCTTCACAGCAGCTGAGCTTCTGGCTTATCAGAGGCAGCTTGCAGCTGGGCAGATCGCTGGCCAACAAGGTCTCGCAGGTCAGGTATCTGCAGGGCTTCTTGCTGCTGGTTCTCAGGCCCTCTACGACGGCTACCCGAATCAGTCATCCGCCCAGCAGCTTATGTACTACAACTAG
- the LOC133896522 gene encoding uncharacterized protein LOC133896522 produces the protein MFQGELGPRQYGLGPKASRDGAVVIMTCDNLVEILMDAASVEAALTECLEHDAVRGHDWLGDAVQLVARRELPRGEEDLVEAAEACVRREEARRSAGRHGAVELCTSCAQMDCASAKSPASARATVRAAASASGAVAHRRGTAAAHRRGVCACVETRLRSVHETKVAAQIRGSEGAGRPEEPRRMARRAARGGALEDDGERRGERERRSEAAAAMVEAGANASHRNRQRACLGGDLAVHPS, from the exons ATGTTCCAGGGCGAGCTCGGGCCGAGGCAGTACGGACTCGGGCCGAAGGCGTCTCGTGACGGCGCTGTCGTGATCATGACGTGTGACAATCTCGTCGAGATACTTATGGACGC AGCTAGCGTGGAAGCTGCCCTTACCGAATGCCTCGAACATGATGCCGTCCGTGGCCACGACTGGCTCGGCGATGCCGTCCAGCTGGTCGCGCGCAGAGAGCTCCCGCGCGGCGAGGAGGATCTCGTTGAAGCGGCCGAGGCGTGCGTACGCCGGGAGGAGGCGCGGCGCAGCGCGGGGAGGCACGGCGCGGTGGAACTGTGCACGAGCTGCGCCCAAATGGACTGCGCCTCCGCGAAGTCCCCGGCCTCGGCGCGCGCGACCGTGAGGGCCGCGGCGTCGGCATCCGGTGCGGTGGCTCATAGACGGGGCACGGCAGCGGCGCACCGCCGAGGCGTCTGCGCGTGCGTCGAGACAAGGCTGAGGTCAGTCCACGAAACGAAGGTCGCTGCACAGATACGAGGAAGCGAGGGAGCAGGCAGACCTGAAGAACCGAGGAGGATGGCAAGGCGAGCGGCGCGGGGTGGAGCCTTGGAAGACGACGGCGAGCGGAGGGGAGagcgggagaggcggtccgAGGCAGCGGCCGCCATGGTGGAAGCAGGAGCGAACGCATCTCATCGGAATAGGCAAAGGGCCTGCCTTGGTGGTGACCTCGCTGTCCACCCATCTTGA
- the LOC133896304 gene encoding RNA-binding protein 208-like isoform X1: MNGAGGTHQQQQQRLRLQQQQQALLMQQALQQQQQQYQSGVLAAAAAAAMTQMEPISNGNLPPGFDPSTCRSVYVGNVNPNVTESLLIEVFQSAGLVERCKLIRKEKSSFGFVDYYDRRSAALAIMTLHGRHIYGQAIKVNWAYASTQREDTSGHFHIFVGDLSSEVNDATLYACFSAYPSCSDARVMWDNKTGRSRGYGFVSFRNQQEAENAITEMTGKWLGSRQIRCNWATKNNSEEKQETDNQNAVILTNGSSGNAATDSSQDAGSKENPENNPDCTTVYVGNLGHEVNRDELHRHFYNLGVGAIEEIRVQQDKGFGFVRYSTHGEAALAIQMAGGLVVRGKPIKCSWGNKPTPPGTTSKPLPPPVAPYQPAVAMPGVPQGFTAAELLAYQRQLAAGQIAGQQGLAGQVSAGLLAAGSQALYDGYPNQSSAQQLMYYN, encoded by the exons atGAACGGCGCCGGGGGCacccaccagcagcagcagcaacggctccggctgcagcagcagcagcaggcgctCCTGATGCAGCAGGCgctgcagcagcaacagcagcagtacCAGTCCGGCGTCCTTGCCGCCGCAGCAGCGGCGGCCATGACTCAG ATGGAGCCTATTTCTAATGGCAATCTTCCACCTGGGTTTGATCCATCCACATGTCGCAGTGT GTATGTGGGAAATGTAAACCCTAATGTCACTGAGAGCCTTCTGATTGAAGTTTTCCAGAGTGCCGGCCTTGTGGAAAGATGCAAGCTCATCCGAAAAGAGAAG TCCTCCTTTGGGTTTGTTGACTACTATGATCGGAGATCTGCAGCTCTAGCAATCATGACCCTTCATGGCCGTCACAT ATATGGACAAGCAATCAAGGTGAACTGGGCTTATGCAAGTACGCAGAGAGAGGATACATCCG GGCATTTCCATATTTTTGTTGGTGATTTAAGTTCTGAAGTGAATGATGCTACTCTTTATGCCTGTTTCTCAGCATATCCTTCTTGTTC TGATGCTCGAGTCATGTGGGACAACAAAACCGGACGCTCCAGAGGTTATGGTTTTGTCTCCTTCCGTAATCAACAG GAAGCTGAAAATGCTATAACTGAAATGACTG gaaaatggcttggaagcaGACAAATAAGGTGCAACTGGGCGACAAAGAACAATTCAGAAGAGAAACAAGAAACTGACAATCAGAATGCAGTTATACTAACAAATGGTAGCTCCGGTAATGCAG CAACAGACTCAAGCCAGGATGCGGGAAGTAAAGAGAACCCAGAGAACAACCCTGATTGTACTACGGTATATGTTGGCAACCTCGGACATGAG GTTAACCGAGATGAGCTTCACCGCCACTTCTATAACTTAGGGGTTGGGGCAATTGAGGAAATTCGTGTTCAACAGGATAAAGGGTTTGGATTTGTGAGATACAGCACCCACGGTGAAGCAGCATTAGCTATTCAGATGGCCGGTGGATTGGTAGTCCGTGGGAAACCAATTAAG TGCTCATGGGGTAATAAACCAACTCCACCTGGGACTACTTCCAAGCCACTGCCCCCTCCAGTTGCTCCATATCAGCCTGCTGTAGCGATGCCAGGTGTCCCGCAAGGCTTCACAGCAGCTGAGCTTCTGGCTTATCAGAGGCAGCTTGCAGCTGGGCAGATCGCTGGCCAACAAGGTCTCGCAGGTCAGGTATCTGCAGGGCTTCTTGCTGCTGGTTCTCAGGCCCTCTACGACGGCTACCCGAATCAGTCATCCGCCCAGCAGCTTATGTACTACAACTAG